In a genomic window of Amphiprion ocellaris isolate individual 3 ecotype Okinawa chromosome 11, ASM2253959v1, whole genome shotgun sequence:
- the LOC111582950 gene encoding polycystic kidney disease protein 1-like 2: MTNGRMCWVILHLLMLMTLSCRSSAENDTGVPVLCPKHQAAFRGSCFEFVGLQCSFFSAQAWCEVSGGHLAFIPDEDTQDFLQTHLDSEKDMWLGVAPSSSTNQQYSVTDEGPLSWLDGSPMTYSKWVSSPQQGAACGHIRRNSGFQWEATRDCNKKLHFICQFESGRSIVCAGRSTALQCGSGQVLMIDGGFYGRNNIHYCRSRFSPTTSTDQECGWVDVVESVTAHCQGRQICQIAEVINCFDEVCPQRKSYLSVDYHCRDGLTLTMNTVAAVFDDVTITVKWFIHLPQENLSCRLNTGDGQVVHLHSPEGLESSVVHKYTHPGTFVVAVECRGSEIRYQEIITIQEPVTEIGVIRCYAGNWSFYESNCKAQDGEAFQIQMEVNAGTNVVYRIQNGEKLLSGLSVVRGKVPQNITVTPGMMQHLGPGCHRLTLYASNMVTFPHVSRDLQVCILEKVARLHASILTERDDCSDSPDITLGVSLERGTPVLLLFSLTGDNSSFSETREMNTRKGIFLIEHPIQGPIKVKLRAQNVFSSLEVDVDMFTSCSEESAVEINALHADLLRFSKRTKEQHVRVARALLEIKATPSASMSTRAKVTLSATGSSDKLDNDNYRYEWECKKPCQCKKKLKGEIYVIKDSCLPEPFHFNKYHFKLKKNNGNSDNDKDRDSDSNRDKDSDSKRDSDSDSKRDKDSDSNRDKDSDSKRDSDSDSKRDKDSDSDSKRDSDSDSDSNKRKRRRRDDDNSKGKDDSQSICITLTPAEIAPWSLTCFEGCNQAEKSKDAKIKMECDGQCPEVLWNIEDPRDDKDWEKETRECYKEANQRPLIRRQDGGIDYTVKSSDIKKANGDDVIVVVATKDTTPVYKKYTLKTSGDDTTTTKKPATTDTSAGAGNTQDQTTNNSDGLSCNISPSSGTVLDPFTITCNTEKPCPNCQYCLTAMGKHLRCSETSEVKAVFLPLGDSSASYNLVITATAETGSFAVKTTITTQVRDSKDNSGFSVDDLKNAVINTVDQLKNQDLLSGEIIGQMFSSVANTLNGQSDESQKEERQQLRKTMLDMLVDTVKTSGLTPLDIEVMARALNALIKEGTELSLSSQEEASSSFVDLSSSLLLMVADKSEKNKREVHSAASAIVVGISCMMDYSSTRAVSDALFSALDKVQSILLAFQEANREPGIIQQGHISVFVNRRTPKELHTQPINIPNSICSAFSLPALPSETFVSEEPVDVRMLSLDKVPFPLNEGGNVSGVVGDLSLTTKNGSGIHVENLSEDIEILLPRPAGEQVNTSVLYLGNYSTTVIDVPSGNTTLVLKMVPSMEPLPFKVFLGYMEYPTEANHVAMTQMPQEGTTKEERYTWLLSPESLKGHTGTHYLVVRPIVGPGIKSINASLSITSITASCKYWNESLSAWYDHGCRVGVNTTHSATQCLCNHLTFFGSSFFVTPNLVDPSRTAELFATFAENPVVVCFVGALFVTYLLVVVWARRKDIQDTAKVKVTVLADNDPMDEYRYLLSVCTGHRVGASTSSQVTVTLLGAEGNSEPHHLTDPKKPVFERGGVDMFLITTPFCLGDLQSLRLWHNNSGSHPSWYVGNVIVQDFQTEQKWHFLCNSWLAIDMEDCCLDKVFPASTEEDLKRFSNLFFMKTTKDFSDGHLWFSVVNRPVSSTFTRVQRVSCCFSLLLCTMLTSIMFYGIPTDPSEQTMDLGHFEFTWQQFMIGVQSSLIMFPVNILIVSIFRNTRPREMSCCRRQTKKPKALEQDSSTQKLSSHAATPNMNANDTLDTIIKDITRIAHTLSKNVKSNIPCTESDFKPEQQIDINAILPVMEDFIKQNNKSSDNVQAKTQPQLPESSASVHPAQTEKGIQKKSNKIQYLYRQLCHIELSLQSLSSFPSPHSYSQALQQVQALKGVLEEQLFTSNSVVQDDLINNKLSPADISDDDGIQNKRVCCQGMLPWWFIFVGWLLVIGTSVVSGYFTMLYGLNFGKERSISWLVSMIVSFFQSLLLIQPLKVLCIAIFFALVIKKVDEEDFQNVAFVKSDCKDQQMTRRDAGLYVPPPPADIEKMRRNRILEQKAFALLREILIYMGFLWMLLLVAYGQRDPNAFLLNKHIRKSFSAGISSSMSVGDVFAWANKSLLRNLYGVYPGFITDGNSKLVGNARLRQLRVQKSSCQIADSMLKLVPDCHAPYSWEVEDMGSYELGWNHSVSDNMSTSTSSPWKYQTQAQLRSSSFWGKTVIYRGGGFSVELGPDLQNASSTLEYLFRNKWLDMYTRAVFVEFTVYNANVNLFCVATLLLETTAVGAFQFQSQMQSVRLYQSTGGLYIFVMVAEIIYLLFILHYMFLQGKLMKQQRCSYFKNKWNLLELTIILLSWSALAVFIVRNVLGDRDITYYQNHKDQFVSFLQTATVDSLLQYLIAFLVLLATVKMWHLLRLNPKMNMITATLQRAWSDISDFLVVIVIMLAAYSIACNVIYGWEISSYKTLMDAVLTIISLQIGIFNYNEVLNYSPVLGGFLIGSCIVFMSFVVLNLLVSVILVAFNQEQIYHKPSEEEESVDLLLKKICSLFGIRYEDTNDSPGPDVNGSSGSTLNNSRNIHNTPSVDVNIFQTSDNKVNPEGHSLI; the protein is encoded by the exons ATGACAAACGGAAGGATGTGCTGGGTGATTCTGCACCTGCTGATGCTGATGACACTCAGCTGTCGGTCCAGTGCTGAAAATGACACAGGGGTTCCAGTTCTGTGTCCAAAACACCAGGCAGCCTTCAGAGGTTCTTGCTTTGAGTTTGTGGGTCTCCAGTGCTCTTTTTTCAGTGCCCAAGCTTGGTGTGAGGTGAGTGGAGGACACCTAGCATTTATCCCTGATGAAGACACTCAGGACTTCCTTCAGACACACTTGGATTCTGAGAAGGACATGTGGCTCGGAGTGGCACCGTCTAGCTCCACTAACCAGCAATATTCTGTCACTGATGAAG GCCCCCTCTCTTGGCTGGATGGCTCACCTATGACCTATTCAAAGTGGGTGAGCAGCCCACAGCAGGGCGCAGCTTGTGGACACATACGGAGAAACTCAGGCTTTCAGTGGGAGGCCACAAGAGACTGcaacaaaaaactgcatttcatctGCCAGTTTG AGTCTGGGAGGTCTATTGTGTGTGCGGGTCGCAGCACCGCTCTGCAGTGCGGTTCTGGTCAAGTGTTAATGATAGACGGCGGCTTCTACGGACGCAACAACATTCATTACTGTCGGTCCAGGTTCTCTCCAACAACATCCACAGACCAGGAGTGTGGCTGGGTGGATGTTGTAGAATCAGTTACAG CTCACTGCCAAGGCCGACAGATCTGCCAGATTGCTGAAGTTATCAATTGCTTTGATGAAGTGTGTCCTCAGCGGAAGAGCTACCTGTCTGTAGACTACCACTGCAGAGATG GCCTCACACTGACAATGAACACCGTGGCTGCTGTTTTTGACGACGTCACCATCACAGTGAAGTGGTTCATACATTTGCCCCAGGAAAACCTGAGCTGCAGGCTGAATACTGGAGATGGCCAAGTTGTTCATCTGCACAGTCCAGAAGG GTTGGAGAGCAGCGTGGTGCACAAATATACTCATCCAGGTACATTTGTTGTGGCAGTTGAATGCAGAGGCAGTGAAATACGCTACCAGGAAATAATTACTATTCAAGAGCCTGTCACAGAGATTGGTGTCATCAGGTGCTATGCTGGAAACTGGTCTTTTTATGAAAGCAACTGCAAAGCCCAGGATGGAGAAGCATTTCAAATTCAAATGGAAGTAAATGCCG gTACAAATGTGGTCTACAGAATCCAAAATGGCGAGAAGTTGTTGTCTGGTTTATCTGTGGTCAGAGGAAAGGTGCCTCAGAACATCACAGTGACTCCAGGAATGATGCAGCACCTTGGGCCTGGCTGCCACCGCCTGACACTTTATGCATCTAACATGGTCACATTCCCTCATGTGTCCAGAGACCTGCAG GTGTGTATTTTGGAGAAAGTCGCCAGGCTTCATGCCTCCATCTTGACAGAGAGGGATGACTGTTCTGACTCTCCAGATATTACTCTTGGTGTTTCACTTGAACGCGGAACGCCTGTCCTGCTCCTCTTCTCTCTGACTGGAGACAATAGCTCATTTTCTGAAACCAGAGAAATGAACACAAGGAAGGGCATTTTTCTTATTGAACACCCAATTCAAG GACCCATAAAAGTGAAACTCCGAGCACAGAATGTCTTCTCCTCACTGGAAGTGGATGTGGATATGTTTACTTCCTGTAGCGAGGAGTCAGCCGTTGAGATAAATGCTCTTCATGCTGATTTGCTGAGATTCAGCAAGAGAACG AAAGAGCAACATGTTAGAGTTGCCAGAGCTTTATTGGAAATCAAAGCAACACCTTCTGCTTCGATGAGCACGAGAGCCAAGGTCACACTTTCAGCAACTGGAAGTTCCGATAAACTTGACAACGACAACTATCGTTACGAGTGGGAATGCA AAAAACCTTGTCAATgcaaaaagaaactcaaaggGGAGATTTACGTCATTAAAGACAGCTGCCTGCCAGAaccatttcattttaataagtATCACTTTaaactgaagaagaataatggtAATAGTGATAATGATAAGGATAGGGATAGTGATAGTAATAGGGATAAGGATAGTGATAGTAAGAGGGATAGTGATAGTGATAGTAAGAGGGATAAGGATAGTGATAGTAATAGGGATAAGGATAGTGATAGTAAGAGGGATAGTGATAGTGATAGTAAGAGGGATAAGGATAGTGATAGTGATAGTAAGAGGGATAGTGATAGTGATAGTGATAGTAATAAACGTAAACGTAGACGTAGAGATGATGACAACTCTAAAGGCAAGGATGATTCTCAAAGCATTTGCATCACCCTTACACCGGCTGAAATAGCACCTTGGAG CCTCACTTGCTTTGAAGGCTGTAACCAAGCAGAAAAAAGCAAggatgcaaaaattaaaatggaatGTGATGGACAGTGTCCAGAAGTCTTATGGAACATTGAGGACCCACGCGATGACAAGGATTGGGAA AAAGAAACAAGGGAATGCTACAAAGAGGCCAACCAAAGGCCCCTTATCAGGCGACAGGATGGTGGGATTGATTACACTGTGAAATCCAGTGACATTAAAAAGGCCAATGGTGATGATGTCATTGTGGTGGTAGCAACTA AGGATACTACAccagtttacaaaaaatatactttaaagACCTCTGGAGATGATACTACTACAACCAAAAAGCCGGCCACTACAGATACATCAGCAGGAGCTGGAAACACTCAAGACCAAACTACCAACAACTCTGACGGCCTCTCATGTAATATATCACCATCAAGTGGAACAGTCCTTGATCCTTTCACCATAACTTGCAACACTGAAAAGCCCTGCCCTAACTGTCAGTATTGTCTTACGGCTATGG GTAAGCATCTGCGCTGCAGTGAGACTAGTGAAGTTAAGGCTGTCTTCCTTCCTCTTGGAGACAGCAGTGCCAGCTACAACCTAGTTATAACAGCAACTGCAGAAACTGGCAGCTTTGCAGTGAAAACCACAATAACTACACAG GTTCGGGATTCCAAAGACAACTCGGGCTTTTCAGTAGATGATCTCAAGAATGCAGTCATTAATACTGTGGACCAGCTAAAGAATCAAGATCTACTGTCTGGAGAAATCATTGGACAAATGTTCAGTTCTGTGGCAAATACACTGAACGGTCAGTCTGATGAATCCCAAAAAGAAGAAAGGCAACAG CTCCGGAAGACGATGCTGGACATGCTGGTTGACACAGTAAAAACTTCTGGCTTAACTCCATTGGACATTGAGGTGATGGCCAGAGCACTAAATGCTCTCATCAAGGAAGGCACTGAGCTCAGTTTGTCTTCACAG GAGGAGGCTTCTTCGTCGTTTGTAGACCTCAGCTCGTCTCTCCTCCTCATGGTTGCggacaaaagtgaaaaaaacaagagagaagTACACAGTGCCGCCAGCGCCATTGTGGTGGGAATCAGCTGTATGATGGACTATTCTTCCACT AGAGCTGTTTCTGATGCCCTTTTCAGTGCTCTGGACAAGGTACAGAGCATACTGTTGGCATTTCAGGAAGCCAATCGGGAGCCAGGTATAATCCAGCAAGGccatatcagtgtgtttgtcaaCAG ACGGACACCAAAAGAATTGCACACACAACCTATAAATATTCCCAACTCTATCTGCTCAGCATTTTCTCTCCCTGCACTACCATCAGAAACATTTGTTTCAGAAGAACCAGTGGATGTGCGA ATGCTGAGTTTAGACAAAGTCCCGTTTCCTTTAAATGAAGGCGGAAACGTCAGTGGCGTAGTTGGCGATCTTTCACTCACAACAAAAAATGGGTCTGGTATCCATGTGGAGAACTTAAGTGAGGATATTGAG ATTTTGCTGCCAAGGCCTGCAGGAGAGCAGGTGAACACTTCAGTTCTGTACCTGGGGAACTACAGCACAACGGTCATAGACGTCCCTTCAGGGAACACCACTCTGGTGTTGAAG ATGGTACCTTCAATGGAGCCTTTGCCTTTCAAAGTGTTTCTTGGTTATATGGAGTACCCCACTGAGGCGAACCATGTAGCGATGACACAGATGCCCCAGGAGGGAACTACAAAAG AGGAGAGGTACACGTGGCTACTCAGCCCTGAGAGTTTAAAGggacacactggaacacactaTCTTGTGGTGAGGCCAATTGTGGGTCCAGGTATTAAATCGATCAATGCCAGTTTATCGATTACCTCCATCACGGCCTCATGTAAATACTGGAATGAGTCACTATCTGCGTGGTACGATCACGGGTGTAGA GTTGGGGTCAACACCACACATTCAGCCACCCAGTGCCTCTGCAACCACCTCACCTTCTTTGGGAGCTCATTCTTCGTCACTCCCAACCTCGTCGACCCATCACGCACTGCTGAGCTCTTTGCAACCTTCGCTGAGAATCCTGTGGTTGTGTGCTTTGTGGGGGCACTCTTTGTGACTTATCTCTTAGTGGTTGTTTGGGCACGACGAAAAGACATCCAAGACACAGCCAAG GTGAAGGTAACAGTGCTGGCCGACAATGACCCCATGGACGAGTACCGCTACCTGCTGAGTGTCTGCACTGGGCATCGCGTTGGAGCTTCCACTTCCTCTCAG GTAACGGTGACTCTGCTGGGTGCAGAGGGAAACAGTGAGCCCCACCACCTGACAGATCCAAAGAAACCTGTGTTTGAAAGAGGTGGGGTGGACATGTTCCTGATAACTACACCTTTCTGCCTGGGAGACCTGCAGAGCCTCAGACTGTGGCACAACAACTCAGGGAGCCATCCTTCCTG GTATGTGGGAAATGTCATCGTGCAGGATTTCCAGACAGAACAGAAATGGCATTTTCTTTGCAATTCGTGGCTGGCAATAGACATGGAGGATTGTTGCCTTGATAAAGTTTTTCCCGCTTCTACAGAGGAGGATCTAAAGAGGTTCAG TAATTTGTTCTTCATGAAGACAACAAAGGATTTCAGTGACGGACACCTCTGGTTCTCTGTGGTCAATCGACCAGTAAGCAGCACCTTCACACGTGTACAGAGAGTGTCCTGCTGCTTCTCCTTGCTGCTCTGTACGATGCTGACCAGCATCATGTTTTATGGGATCCCAACAGACCCATCGGAGCAGACTATGGACCTTG GTCACTTTGAATTTACCTGGCAGCAGTTCATGATTGGAGTTCAGAGTTCCCTCATTATGTTTCCAGTGAACATCCTCATAGTCAGTATCTTCAGAAACACTCGTCCACGGGAGATGTCTTGTTGCCGCCGCCAAACGAAGAAACCAAAAGCCCTTGAGCAGGACAGCAGTACGCAGAAGTTATCCTCACATGCTGCTACCCCCAACATGAATGCCAATGACACTTTAGACACCATCATTAAG GATATCACAAGGATTGCCCATACACTCTCTAAGAATGTAAAAAGCAACATCCCGTGCACAGAGTCCGACTTCAAGCCTGAACAACAGATTGACATCAATGCTATCCTTCCTGTGATGGAAGACTTCATCAAACAGAATAACAAAAGCAGTGACAACGTCCAGGCAAAGACACAGCCTCAACTACCAG AAAGCAGCGCGTCTGTGCACCCTGCACAAACCGAGAAGGGGATTCAAAAGAAGAGCAACAAAATCCAGTATCTGTACAGGCAACTGTGTCACATTGAGCTGAGTCTGCAGAGTCTCTCCAGCTTTCCCAGCCCACACAGCTACAGCCAGGCGCTGCAGCAGGTCCAGGCCCTGAAGGGCGTCCTTGAAGAGCAACTTTTCACATCCAACTCTGTCGTCCAGGATGACCTTATCAACAACAA GCTCAGTCCAGCAGACATCTCTGATGATGATGGCATTCAGAACAAAAGGGTTTGCTGTCAGGGAATGCTGCCCTGGTGGTTTATTTTTGTCGGCTGGCTGCTAGTGATTGGAACCAGTGTTGTGTCAGGATATTTTACGATGCTTTATGGGTTGAATTTTGGGAAGGAACGCTCCATTAGCTGGCTGGTTTCCATGATTGTCTCCTTTTTTCAGAGTCTCCTCCTTATTCAGCCATTGAAG GTGCTGTGCATTGCCATCTTCTTTGCACTTGTAATAAAAAAAGTTGATGAGGAAGATTTTCAAAATGTGGCATTTGTGAAAA GCGACTGCAAAGACCAACAGATGACCAGACGGGATGCTGGACTGTATGTACCACCTCCTCCTGCAGACATtgagaagatgaggaggaacaGGATTTTGGAACAGAAAGCTTTTGCTCTCCTCAGGGAGATTCTGA tctACATGGGGTTCCTGTGGATGTTGCTACTGGTGGCATACGGCCAGAGAGATCCCAACGCTTTCCTCCTGAACAAGCACATTCGAAAAAGCTTCAGTGCAGGGATCTCAAGCAGCATGAGTGTCGGGGACGTGTTCGCGTGGGCAAACAAATCTCTGCTCCGGAACCTCTATGGAGTTTATCCAG GTTTTATCACAGATGGGAACTCCAAGTTGGTGGGTAACGCCCGTCTCCGTCAGTTGCGAGTGCAGAAGAGCTCATGTCAGATTGCTGACTCCATGCTGAAGCTTGTACCAGACTGTCATGCTCCATATTCATGGGAGGTGGAGGACATGGGCTCCTATGAACTCGGCTGGAATCACTCTGTAAGCGATAATATGTCCACAAGCACCTCCAGTCCATGGAAGTACCAGACACAGGCGCAGCTCAGGTCTTCCTCTTTCTGGGGGAAGACTGTGATCTACAGGGGAGGAGGCTTTTCTGTGGAGCTCGGTCCAGATTTACAAAACGCTAGCAG CACCCTTGAGTACCTGTTCAGGAATAAATGGCTGGATATGTACACAAGGGCCGTCTTTGTCGAGTTCACCGTTTATAATGCAAATGTGAACCTCTTCTGTGTTGCCACACTCTTACTGGAGACCACAGCTGTCG GAGCATTTCAGTTCCAAAGTCAGATGCAGAGTGTTCGTCTCTACCAGTCGACTGGTGGTCTTTACATCTTCGTTATGGTTGCTGAGatcatttatttgcttttcatCCTCCATTACATGTTCCTGCAG GGCAAATTAATGAAGCAGCAGCGGTGCTCTTACTTCAAGAACAAGTGGAATCTTCTGGAGCTGACTATCATTCTCCTGAGTTGGAGTGCTTTGGCTGTCTTCATCGTGAGGAACGTGCTCGGGGACCGTGATATAACCTACTACCAAAACCATAAAGACCA GTTTGTCAGCTTCCTCCAGACAGCCACCGTGGACTCACTGCTTCAGTATCTGATCGCCTTCCTGGTCCTGCTCGCCACTGTCAAAATGTGGCATCTGCTCAGACTGAACCCCAAGATGAACATGATCACTGCTACACTGCAGCGAGCCTGGAGTGACATATCTGATTTTCTTGTGGTCATTGTGATCATGCTAGCGGCATATTCCATAGCA TGCAACGTGATTTATGGTTGGGAGATATCATCCTATAAAACTCTAATGGATGCTGTTCTGACCATCATCAGTTTGCAGATCGGCATCTTCAACTATAATGAG GTCTTGAACTACTCGCCTGTGCTCGGTGGATTCCTCATCGGTTCCTGTATTGTGTTCATGTCGTTTGTGGTGCTCAATCTCCTCGTTTCAGTGATCCTTGTTGCATTCAACCAGGAGCAAATATATCACAAG